The following DNA comes from Algiphilus sp..
CATGAGCTCGGAGATGCTGGAGTGGACGGGCGGCACGAAGGATGCATCGGAAATGCTGGCGCCCCCGATCCAGTTCTGGCTGGTTCGATACGCACCGGGCTGCTTGTGCTCACCGCGCACCCCCTGCATCAGCACCCGGTGAACCTCTCGAATCAATCGCGAAGAAATGGGAAGCCGCTCCAGGGCGCCGATGGCATGGTCCATCGCGGATATGTAGTTCTGAACTTCTTCCCAGTCGTCGCGCTTCTCGGAAGGCACGTCGTCGCGATCCAGCAGTGCCTCATCGACACGGGTCTGGGTCCCTTCGATCCGACTGCTTTCGGTGGCCTCCTTGACCACGTGCATGCGGATGAACAGATCGATGTTGGGAACGTACTCGGAGACCATGTCCAGCCTTCCGAGCTGGCGATCCGCCTTGCTGAGCAGGTGCTGGATCTCCATGTCGTCCAGCACCCAGGGCCGATTGATCAGCGCCGGCTGGAAGCTCTTGTAGCCTCGCTGCGGAATCCAGCGTCCTGCGTGAAAGGTGCGCATCGCTGAGCTTTCATTACCCGACCCACTATTTAAGATACAGGGCGAAAACTTAAATAAGCAACCCGGCTATTTACGGGTGCGCGCAGCAGCCCGCGCTATGCCGGCTCCTCCGGCTCGTGACCGAGCGCGCCGTCTTCCGGCGGCTGCATCTCCGGCGCCGAAAGCGGGCGCGCGGCGTGGTCGAGGGTCTGCAGCTGCTCCTGTTCCTCGCCGCCGACCTGCAGGTCGCGGAACTTGCGCGCCGACACCAGCACGCGCGTCTCCAGCGAGCCGACGGCGCTGTTGTAGGCATCCACCGCGCTGTCGAGGCTCTTGCCCACCTTCTGCCAGTGACCGGCCAGCGTGCCGATGCGGTCGTAGAGCTCGCGGCCGAGCTTGGCGACCTTCTCGGCATTCTCGGCCAGATCCTGCTGGCGCCAGCCGTAGGACACCGCCTTGAGCAGCGCGATCAGGGTCGTCGGCGAGGCGACGATGACCTTGCGCTCGGCGCCGTATTCGATGAGGCTCGGATCGGACTTCAGCGCCTCGGAGAAGAAGACCTCGCCGGGCACGAAGAGCACGACGAACTCGGGGGTGCGCTCGAACTGCGCGAAGTACTTCTTGTCGCCAAGCGCATGGATATGGCTGCGCAGCTGCTGCGCGTGCTGCTTGAGCAGCCCGTTGCGCGCGGTCTCGTCGGCGGCCTCGATGGCCTCCAGGTAGGCCGACACCGGCGCCTTGGAATCGACCACGATGCGCCGCCCGCCGGGCAGGTGCACGGTCATGTCCGGACGCAGCCGGCCACCCTCGGCGCTGACGCTTTCCTGCTCGCTGAAGTCGACGTGCTCGGTCATGCCGGCCATCTCGGCGACGCGCTTGAGCTGGACCTCGCCCCAGCGGCCGCGCGTGTGCGGCTGGCGCAGGGCCTTGACCAGGCGGTCGGTCTCGCCGCGCAGCGCCGGAAGATGGGTCTCGATGAGCGCCTTCATCTGCTGGTTGATGGCGCCGTAGGCCTCGCTGCGCGCGGCCTCCAGCTTCTGGTTGTGGCTCTCCAGCTTGGTCAGCGATTCGCGCAGCGGCTTGACCAGCTCCTCGACCGCCTGCCTGCGCTTCTCCAGATCGTTCTTCGCCAGCTCCTCCTGGCGCTGGAAGCGCTGCTCTGCGAGCTGCAGCAGCGACTTCTTGCTGGCTTCCAGAGCCTCCGAAGACAGCGACTTGAAGCGCTCCTCGAGCTGCTCGCGGGTCGCTTCCAGCAGCTTCTGCTTCTCCTGCGCGGCCTGCTGCTCGGCCGCCATGCGTGTGCGCAGCTCGGCGGCGGCGGTCTGCTCGGCGTGCAGGCGGTCGCGCAGGTCGGTGGCCTCGGCGCGCACGCGCTCCAGCTCGGCCTCGCGCTCGGCGAGGCGCGTGGCCTGCGACTCGGCACGCGCCTGCAGGGCGGTGCATTCGTCGCGGGCGGCCTGCGCCGTATCGCGGCTGCGGCCGAGCGCGGCGCGCAGCATCACGGTCGCGATCAGCAGCAGCACCGCCAGCGCGGCGAGCGGGCCGGCGATCAGCCAGAACAGCGGTTCCTGCGCGAGGATTTCGATGGTCATGGCGCCAAGCGTGCCACGGTAGCGGGCTCACCACGTGATCCACGCAACGGCGCGGGGATGTCGACACCGCGTCACGCGGTGCGACTAAGCTTGCACGCCCCGCCCGACCCGCAGTGCCATGACCCTCGACGGCATCACCGCACACGGCCTGACCCGGCGCTTCGGCGCCACCACCGCGCTCGACGGCGTCGATCTCGCCGTGCCGGCGGGCTCGGTGCTGGGCCTGCTCGGCCCCAACGGCGCCGGCAAGACCACGGTCGTGCGCATCCTCGCCACGCTGCTGGAGGCCGATGCCGGAAGCGCCTCGGTCGGCGGCTTCGACGTGCGCACGCAGGCGCACGACGTCCGCCGGCGCATCGGCCTCACCGGCCAGTACGCCTCGGTGGACGACAAGCTCACCGGCCGCGAGAACCTCAAGCTGATCGCG
Coding sequences within:
- the rmuC gene encoding DNA recombination protein RmuC gives rise to the protein MTIEILAQEPLFWLIAGPLAALAVLLLIATVMLRAALGRSRDTAQAARDECTALQARAESQATRLAEREAELERVRAEATDLRDRLHAEQTAAAELRTRMAAEQQAAQEKQKLLEATREQLEERFKSLSSEALEASKKSLLQLAEQRFQRQEELAKNDLEKRRQAVEELVKPLRESLTKLESHNQKLEAARSEAYGAINQQMKALIETHLPALRGETDRLVKALRQPHTRGRWGEVQLKRVAEMAGMTEHVDFSEQESVSAEGGRLRPDMTVHLPGGRRIVVDSKAPVSAYLEAIEAADETARNGLLKQHAQQLRSHIHALGDKKYFAQFERTPEFVVLFVPGEVFFSEALKSDPSLIEYGAERKVIVASPTTLIALLKAVSYGWRQQDLAENAEKVAKLGRELYDRIGTLAGHWQKVGKSLDSAVDAYNSAVGSLETRVLVSARKFRDLQVGGEEQEQLQTLDHAARPLSAPEMQPPEDGALGHEPEEPA